The following are from one region of the Hymenobacter sp. YIM 151858-1 genome:
- a CDS encoding glycosyltransferase family 2 protein gives MAYNTPADGDYNASDVAVVILNWNGQRWLEQFLPSVLAHSDNARVVVADNASSDNSVAWLAAHYPQVQVLQHAENLGFCQGYNQALGQLPGYNYYVLLNSDVEVTAGWLRPLRELLESNLKAAAVQPKIRAYNARTEFEYAGAAGGYLDRLGYPFCRGRLFDALETDLGQYDDPRRVAWATGACMMVRAAAWHSLQGLEPEFFAHMEEIDLCWRLWNAGHEVWYHGGSTVYHVGGGTLHKSNPRKTYLNFRNGLALLYKNLAPGELWPTLLTRFALDYVAAAQMLTKGNPADAAAIVRAHRHFFGKLSYWRERRRLARPQLPAAQRPGTYLGSLVWAYFGQGKRRFSELKFN, from the coding sequence TTGGCTTATAATACCCCAGCTGATGGCGACTACAACGCCTCCGATGTAGCCGTAGTCATCCTGAACTGGAACGGGCAGCGCTGGCTGGAGCAGTTTCTCCCGTCGGTGCTGGCCCACTCCGACAATGCCCGCGTGGTAGTGGCCGACAACGCCTCCTCCGATAACTCGGTAGCCTGGCTGGCCGCGCACTACCCGCAGGTGCAAGTGCTTCAGCACGCTGAAAACCTAGGTTTCTGCCAGGGCTACAACCAGGCCCTAGGTCAGCTGCCCGGCTACAACTACTACGTGCTGCTCAACTCCGATGTGGAGGTAACTGCCGGCTGGCTGCGGCCCCTGCGCGAACTGCTCGAAAGCAACTTGAAAGCAGCCGCCGTTCAGCCGAAAATCAGAGCCTACAACGCCCGTACCGAGTTCGAGTACGCCGGGGCGGCCGGCGGCTACCTCGATCGGCTGGGCTACCCCTTCTGCCGCGGCCGCCTGTTCGATGCCCTCGAAACCGACCTAGGCCAGTACGACGACCCGCGCCGCGTGGCCTGGGCTACCGGCGCCTGCATGATGGTGCGCGCCGCCGCCTGGCACTCGCTGCAAGGCCTGGAGCCCGAGTTTTTCGCGCACATGGAGGAAATAGACCTCTGCTGGCGACTCTGGAATGCCGGCCACGAGGTTTGGTACCACGGCGGCAGCACGGTGTACCACGTGGGCGGCGGCACCTTGCACAAATCAAACCCGCGCAAAACCTACCTCAACTTCCGCAACGGCTTGGCTTTGTTGTATAAGAACCTAGCCCCGGGCGAGTTGTGGCCTACCCTGCTTACCCGCTTTGCACTCGATTATGTAGCCGCAGCGCAAATGCTGACTAAAGGCAACCCCGCCGATGCCGCGGCCATCGTGCGGGCGCATCGGCACTTCTTCGGTAAGCTAAGCTACTGGCGCGAGCGGCGCAGGCTGGCCAGGCCGCAACTGCCCGCTGCCCAACGCCCCGGCACCTACCTGGGCAGTTTGGTATGGGCCTACTTCGGCCAAGGCAAACGGCGCTTTTCAGAACTGAAATTCAACTGA
- a CDS encoding T9SS type B sorting domain-containing protein, giving the protein MKYENGRWGVGTGMMMRCLLLGLLLVLNLGPALAQVCTNDAFGPTACFRVYDDATGQLLDVPGQPVTVLCAGSRIRLRDCSGQNYPRQNIRYIFDCFSTTNTNLDTVTTRTVPNTPGTLIIQQNTPNPGGPGYPTGTGQLFSRRFEVRARPQPDFTFAYCGTARTQVQITILQPQANVQYEVQVGSGPRQPVTQPTAVYAATPGATNITVYGSYRDARICEGATTKPYPVQVAPQSPVLQRLAVQGNTLELGFAALQPEYRYVLEQDGSSVATLPAGSTTFSLPNGALGSCYRLRLTDACGTLSLPSAQLCPVSLTATSANGQNQLNWVQPPGSNVTDYQISCNGQLLTTVPATTTAYTDVAVTCGQTYRYQVAARTANGTSLSDTRTVQTSVGQPAAPPQLSVSIALDNTVEITTLGPALGAGTRLQLRRRVGSAAPQLLPPAQQLPVTDQPGTASPRRIPCYTGVLIDECGTTSAEGPAACPPTLGAQAANADGSQVRLRWTEPSGQGTGWTYRLLTLDAANRELRNQPVTDTTYLDAQPPAERQVLRYRLAATSNGRTVYSNIATVSRPVVVVVPNAFSPNADGLNDVLEVKGRFLNTFNFTIFDRNGVVVFRGTDRTQTWDGRVRGVVAAPQVFSFQFEAIDETGQRVVQRGTITLLR; this is encoded by the coding sequence ATGAAATATGAAAACGGGCGTTGGGGCGTTGGCACTGGCATGATGATGCGCTGTTTGCTGCTGGGCTTGTTGCTGGTGCTGAACCTAGGGCCCGCACTGGCGCAGGTGTGCACTAATGATGCCTTTGGCCCCACCGCCTGCTTTCGGGTGTACGACGACGCCACCGGCCAGCTGCTCGATGTACCCGGCCAGCCCGTAACAGTGCTTTGCGCTGGCTCGCGCATTCGGTTGCGCGACTGCAGCGGCCAGAACTACCCGCGCCAGAACATCCGGTACATTTTCGATTGCTTTTCGACGACCAACACCAACCTCGATACCGTAACCACCCGCACCGTGCCCAACACGCCGGGCACACTCATTATTCAGCAGAACACCCCCAACCCCGGTGGCCCAGGCTACCCCACGGGCACAGGGCAGCTGTTTTCGCGGCGGTTTGAGGTGCGCGCCCGGCCGCAACCCGATTTTACGTTTGCGTACTGCGGCACGGCCCGTACGCAGGTGCAAATCACCATTCTGCAGCCGCAGGCCAACGTGCAGTACGAGGTGCAAGTAGGCAGCGGCCCGCGCCAGCCGGTTACGCAACCCACGGCCGTATACGCTGCCACACCCGGCGCAACTAACATTACAGTATACGGCAGCTACCGCGACGCCCGCATTTGCGAAGGCGCCACCACCAAGCCCTACCCTGTGCAAGTTGCCCCGCAAAGCCCGGTGTTGCAGCGCTTGGCCGTGCAGGGCAATACGCTCGAGTTGGGCTTTGCCGCGTTGCAGCCCGAGTACCGCTACGTGCTCGAGCAAGATGGCAGCAGCGTGGCCACGCTGCCGGCCGGTAGCACCACCTTTTCGCTGCCCAACGGCGCCCTAGGTAGCTGCTACCGCTTGCGCCTTACCGATGCCTGCGGTACGTTGTCGCTGCCCTCGGCGCAGCTTTGTCCGGTTAGCCTCACGGCCACTTCGGCCAACGGGCAAAACCAGCTGAACTGGGTGCAGCCACCCGGCAGCAACGTTACCGATTATCAGATTAGCTGCAACGGGCAACTGCTGACCACCGTGCCAGCTACCACCACGGCTTACACCGATGTGGCCGTAACCTGCGGGCAAACGTACCGCTACCAGGTTGCGGCGCGCACCGCCAACGGCACCTCGCTCTCCGATACGCGCACGGTGCAAACCAGCGTGGGGCAGCCCGCCGCCCCGCCGCAGCTGTCGGTGTCCATCGCGCTTGATAATACCGTGGAAATAACCACGCTCGGGCCGGCCCTAGGTGCCGGCACCCGCCTGCAGCTACGCCGCCGGGTGGGCAGCGCCGCCCCGCAGTTGCTGCCGCCCGCCCAGCAACTGCCCGTTACCGACCAGCCCGGCACGGCCTCGCCCCGGCGCATTCCGTGCTACACGGGCGTGCTGATTGATGAGTGCGGCACTACTTCGGCCGAGGGCCCGGCGGCCTGCCCGCCCACCCTAGGTGCCCAAGCCGCCAACGCCGACGGCAGCCAGGTGCGCCTGCGCTGGACGGAGCCCTCGGGCCAGGGCACCGGCTGGACGTACCGCCTCCTCACCCTCGATGCCGCCAACCGCGAGCTGCGCAACCAGCCCGTAACCGACACCACGTACCTCGATGCCCAGCCCCCCGCCGAGCGCCAGGTGCTGCGCTACCGCCTGGCCGCCACCAGCAATGGCCGCACCGTGTACAGCAACATTGCCACCGTAAGCCGCCCGGTGGTGGTGGTGGTGCCCAACGCCTTCAGCCCCAACGCCGACGGCCTGAACGACGTGCTGGAGGTGAAAGGCCGTTTCCTGAACACGTTCAACTTCACCATCTTCGACCGCAACGGCGTGGTGGTGTTCCGCGGCACCGACCGCACCCAAACCTGGGATGGCCGCGTGCGCGGCGTGGTAGCCGCGCCGCAGGTTTTTTCGTTTCAGTTCGAAGCCATCGACGAAACCGGCCAGCGCGTAGTGCAACGCGGCACCATTACGCTGCTCAGGTAG
- a CDS encoding YbaB/EbfC family nucleoid-associated protein: protein MFDMMGMMGRFKDLQEKVKQAQEELKNITATAEAGGGMVRATANGKRQLLKLEIDETLLSPQDKDMVADLVVAAVNKVMDEVNEKSKEHMKQRTSGLLPNIPGLDLSGFGL from the coding sequence ATGTTTGATATGATGGGCATGATGGGTCGCTTCAAGGACCTGCAGGAGAAAGTAAAACAAGCCCAGGAAGAGCTGAAGAACATCACGGCCACTGCCGAAGCCGGCGGCGGCATGGTGCGGGCTACGGCCAACGGCAAGCGCCAACTGCTGAAGCTCGAAATCGACGAGACGCTGCTTTCGCCCCAGGACAAGGACATGGTAGCCGACCTGGTGGTGGCTGCCGTGAACAAGGTGATGGACGAGGTGAACGAGAAATCGAAAGAGCACATGAAGCAGCGCACCAGCGGCCTGCTGCCCAACATTCCCGGTCTCGACCTAAGCGGCTTTGGCTTATAA
- the hutH gene encoding histidine ammonia-lyase, whose translation MPETFHLNPATYLDLATLEQVIQQKHSIALSDDARQRIEHCHHYLHNRLAHSDAPVYGINTGFGALCNTSISPADRSQLQQNLMMSHACGTGAEVPAELVRLMLLLKAQSLSYGHSGVQVATVQRLLDFYNRGIVPVVYQQGSLGASGDLAPLAHLCLPLIGLGEVLFEGYRLAAADAMHLFSWQPIALQAKEGLALLNGTQFMLAYAVHTTLRARRLLLAADVIGAISLEAFDGRPEPFDERLHRIRPHVGQVAVARHIRELLHGSELQQQAKTAVQDPYSFRCMPQVHGASRDAVQHVSQVVETECNAVTDNPNIFPETDAILSGGNFHGQPLALALDYLAIAVAELGSISERRTYQLISGQRGLPPFLVAEPGLNSGLMIPQYTAASIVSQSKQLCTPASVDSIVSSNGQEDHVSMGSNAATKALRVLENTEQVLGIELLNAVQALQFRRPRRSSEALEQVVAAFQEQVSFVAADRVLYPSLHQAAEFVRTYQWA comes from the coding sequence ATGCCCGAAACTTTCCATCTCAACCCCGCTACTTACCTCGACCTTGCCACCCTCGAACAGGTAATTCAGCAAAAGCACAGCATTGCCCTCAGCGACGATGCCCGCCAGCGCATCGAGCACTGCCACCACTACCTGCACAACCGCTTAGCGCACTCCGATGCGCCGGTGTACGGCATCAACACGGGGTTTGGCGCGCTGTGCAACACCAGCATTTCGCCCGCCGACCGTAGCCAGCTGCAGCAAAACCTGATGATGTCGCACGCCTGCGGCACCGGCGCCGAGGTGCCCGCCGAGCTGGTGCGCCTAATGCTGCTGCTGAAAGCCCAAAGCCTGAGCTACGGGCACAGCGGCGTGCAAGTGGCCACCGTGCAGCGCCTGCTCGATTTTTACAACCGCGGCATTGTGCCGGTGGTGTATCAGCAAGGCTCCCTAGGTGCCAGCGGCGATTTGGCTCCCCTGGCTCACCTGTGCCTGCCGCTGATTGGCTTGGGCGAAGTGCTGTTCGAGGGCTACCGCTTGGCCGCCGCCGATGCTATGCATTTGTTTAGCTGGCAACCCATTGCCTTGCAAGCCAAAGAGGGCTTGGCGCTGCTGAACGGCACGCAGTTTATGCTAGCCTACGCCGTGCACACCACCCTGCGCGCCCGCCGATTGCTGCTCGCCGCCGATGTAATTGGGGCTATTTCGCTGGAGGCGTTTGATGGCCGCCCCGAGCCGTTTGATGAGCGCCTGCACCGCATTCGGCCGCACGTAGGCCAAGTGGCGGTGGCGCGGCACATTCGGGAATTGCTGCACGGCAGCGAGCTGCAGCAGCAGGCCAAAACCGCCGTGCAAGACCCCTACTCGTTCCGCTGCATGCCCCAGGTACACGGCGCCTCGCGCGATGCGGTGCAGCACGTAAGCCAGGTGGTGGAAACCGAGTGCAACGCCGTTACCGACAACCCCAACATCTTCCCCGAAACCGACGCCATTTTGTCGGGTGGCAACTTCCACGGTCAGCCCCTGGCCCTGGCGCTCGACTACCTGGCCATTGCCGTGGCCGAGTTGGGCTCGATTTCGGAACGCCGCACGTACCAGCTCATCAGCGGGCAGCGCGGCTTGCCGCCTTTCCTGGTAGCCGAACCGGGCCTGAACTCGGGCCTGATGATTCCGCAGTACACGGCTGCCAGTATCGTAAGCCAGAGCAAGCAGCTGTGCACGCCCGCCTCCGTGGATAGCATCGTGAGCAGCAATGGCCAGGAAGACCACGTAAGCATGGGCTCGAACGCGGCCACCAAAGCCCTGCGCGTGCTCGAGAACACCGAGCAGGTATTGGGCATCGAGCTGCTGAATGCCGTGCAGGCCCTGCAGTTCCGCCGCCCCAGGCGCAGCTCCGAGGCGCTGGAGCAAGTGGTGGCTGCTTTTCAGGAGCAAGTAAGCTTTGTAGCCGCCGACCGCGTGCTGTACCCGTCGCTGCACCAAGCCGCCGAGTTTGTGCGCACGTATCAGTGGGCATAA
- a CDS encoding PspC domain-containing protein: protein MKRITDFIEQQSFGVCSSLGNKLGFSTSSVRLSFVYASFFTFGSPIVLYFALAFWMNVRRAMRRQRSTVWDL from the coding sequence ATGAAACGAATTACGGACTTTATTGAGCAGCAGAGCTTCGGGGTGTGCAGCTCCTTGGGCAACAAACTGGGCTTTTCGACCAGCAGCGTGCGGCTATCCTTTGTGTACGCGTCGTTCTTCACGTTCGGCTCGCCCATTGTGCTGTACTTCGCCCTGGCCTTTTGGATGAACGTACGCCGGGCTATGCGCCGCCAGCGCAGCACCGTGTGGGATTTGTAA
- the hisS gene encoding histidine--tRNA ligase, producing the protein MSAQKPSIPRGTRDFGPQQVARRNYIFGTIRRVFEKFGYAPLETPTMENLSVLTGKYGEEGDQLLFKILNSGDFAKDVSAEDLAAGAKKVLPKVAEKGLRYDLTVPFARYVVMNRNQLTLPFKRYQIQPVWRADRPQRGRYREFVQCDADVVGTTSLLCEAEIVLMIDEVLSTLGLTDFTIKINHRGVLSGIYQALGGVGTESDLFVAIDKLDKIGVEGVSNELRQRGFTDEAIEKVFDYLQVDGSFEEKLTQLRTAFGADGVLADAAAGPAKGLSDLEQVQGYLQDFGFENFQRLDFDVTLARGLSYYTGCIFEVKVNNVQMGSISGGGRYDNLTGAFGLPGLSGVGFSFGVDRIYDVLEELQLFPEGAVSAPLCLIANFDQEGRATVLPLLRQLRNAGLAAELYPEVAKLKKQFEYADKRRIRYMLLAGPDERAAGLVKLRDMRAGSEVAMPAEEVISQLLELSTER; encoded by the coding sequence ATGAGCGCTCAGAAACCCAGCATTCCCCGCGGTACCCGCGACTTCGGTCCTCAGCAGGTAGCCCGGCGCAACTATATTTTCGGCACCATCCGCCGCGTGTTTGAAAAGTTTGGCTACGCGCCGCTCGAAACGCCCACCATGGAAAACCTGTCGGTGCTGACGGGCAAGTACGGCGAAGAGGGCGACCAACTGCTGTTCAAAATCCTGAACTCGGGCGACTTCGCGAAAGATGTTTCGGCTGAAGACCTGGCCGCTGGCGCCAAAAAGGTGCTGCCCAAAGTAGCCGAGAAAGGCCTGCGCTACGACCTCACGGTGCCCTTCGCGCGCTACGTGGTGATGAACCGCAACCAGCTCACGCTGCCCTTCAAGCGCTATCAGATTCAGCCCGTGTGGCGCGCCGACCGCCCGCAGCGTGGCCGCTACCGCGAGTTTGTGCAGTGCGATGCCGACGTGGTGGGCACCACTTCGCTGCTCTGCGAAGCCGAGATTGTGCTGATGATCGACGAGGTGCTGTCGACCCTAGGGCTGACGGACTTCACCATCAAGATTAACCACCGCGGCGTGCTCTCCGGCATATACCAGGCCCTAGGTGGCGTGGGCACCGAGTCGGACTTGTTCGTGGCCATCGACAAGCTCGACAAGATTGGTGTGGAGGGCGTAAGCAACGAGCTGCGCCAGCGCGGCTTCACCGACGAAGCCATTGAGAAGGTGTTCGATTACCTGCAAGTGGATGGCTCGTTCGAAGAGAAGTTAACCCAGCTTCGCACCGCTTTCGGTGCCGATGGCGTGCTGGCCGATGCCGCTGCCGGCCCCGCCAAAGGCCTCTCCGACCTGGAGCAAGTGCAAGGCTACTTGCAGGACTTCGGCTTCGAGAACTTCCAGCGCCTCGATTTCGACGTGACGCTGGCCCGCGGCCTGAGCTACTACACCGGCTGCATCTTCGAGGTAAAGGTGAACAACGTGCAGATGGGCAGCATTTCGGGCGGCGGCCGCTACGATAACCTCACCGGCGCCTTCGGCCTGCCGGGCCTGTCGGGCGTGGGCTTCTCGTTCGGCGTCGACCGCATTTACGACGTGCTCGAAGAGCTGCAGCTGTTTCCCGAAGGCGCCGTATCGGCCCCACTTTGCCTCATAGCCAACTTCGACCAGGAGGGCCGTGCCACCGTGCTGCCGCTGCTGCGCCAGCTGCGCAACGCCGGTCTGGCCGCCGAGCTGTACCCCGAAGTAGCGAAGCTGAAAAAGCAGTTTGAATACGCCGACAAGCGCCGCATCCGGTACATGCTGCTCGCCGGCCCCGATGAGCGCGCTGCTGGCCTGGTAAAGCTCCGCGACATGCGCGCCGGCAGCGAGGTTGCCATGCCTGCCGAGGAAGTGATTAGCCAACTGCTGGAGCTCAGCACCGAACGCTAG